A region of the Roseovarius nanhaiticus genome:
ACGGGCGAGGTCGAGGACGTCGGGATGGACATAGCTGTTTCGCGCGATGGCGGGCGTGTTGTGCAAACGCTCGGCGGCGGCTTCGGCCATCGCCTTGATCGTTGGCGTTTCCAAATCCATCGCAACACCGAAGGCCGCGACCGTGCCGGACCATGTGCGGAAGGTTTTGGCGGTCAGGTTCTCGATGCCGCCCGCCTCCGAAAGATAGGTGTTCAGGCTGGCCGAGGTGACGCGCCGGGGTTCGCCGTCGTCGCCCAGCCAAGTCAGAAGCTCGGCCCCCGGCAGGTCGCGGATCCGCTCAAGTGCTTTCATCAGGCGCGAATCGGCCAGTTGGCGGCGGATCTTTTTTCCGCCTTTGCCAGTGTACGAGATTCGCAGCCGTCCTTCGGAAAACCGCACGTGCCGGCCCTTGAGCGTCAGTGCGCCATATGTTCCGTTCTCGCGCGTGTACTCGGGATTGCCGACACGCAGCGACAGCCGGTCGATCATCGCGGCGGCAGCGGCCACCGCGAAAGCTTCCTCGCCGGGCTCTTCGGCCAGATCGCGGCGGATGCGGCGGCGGATACGGGGCAGGGCTTGCGCGAACTCGGGCAGCTGAGAGAATTTCTGAGCCGCCTGCAACGCGGTCCATTCGGGGTGATATCTGTATTGCTTGCGCGCGCGGGCGTCCTGTCCGGTGGCCACGAGGTGTCCATCCTTGAACGGCGATATCCACACCTCTTCCCACGCGGGCGGGACTGCCAACGCCTTGAGGCGTGCGCGTTCGGCGGCATCGTCGATCCGGCTGCCATCCATCGCCAAATAGCTGAATCCCCGCCCGCAGCGCCTGCGCCGAATGCCCGGGCGGTCGTCAGGGTAATAGCGCAGAGACGGGGGCAGATCGGTCATTGCGGGCTTTCTTCGGCAAAGATGTCTCGGGTGTGCGGCGCGCCTGTTGCGCGTGTCACCCCTCCGAAACGGGGCGCGCACCCGGCGGGTTCCCGCGATAGGGGTTCATCGCGCGCGCCTTCCGGGAACCGCGGTGCGCTGCGGCGGGTTTTGACCGTAGCAGATGCGCAGGATGGCGCATCGTCCGTTCAGGAGGCTTTTATGACACAGATCCCTTCAAACCCCTT
Encoded here:
- a CDS encoding DNA topoisomerase IB, encoding MTDLPPSLRYYPDDRPGIRRRRCGRGFSYLAMDGSRIDDAAERARLKALAVPPAWEEVWISPFKDGHLVATGQDARARKQYRYHPEWTALQAAQKFSQLPEFAQALPRIRRRIRRDLAEEPGEEAFAVAAAAAMIDRLSLRVGNPEYTRENGTYGALTLKGRHVRFSEGRLRISYTGKGGKKIRRQLADSRLMKALERIRDLPGAELLTWLGDDGEPRRVTSASLNTYLSEAGGIENLTAKTFRTWSGTVAAFGVAMDLETPTIKAMAEAAAERLHNTPAIARNSYVHPDVLDLARSPRPLPEPSGTRDLTVAEQRLEAFLG